One window of the Magnolia sinica isolate HGM2019 chromosome 19, MsV1, whole genome shotgun sequence genome contains the following:
- the LOC131234723 gene encoding protein ORANGE-LIKE, chloroplastic isoform X2 has product MQLQEIQDNIRSRRNKIFLLMEEVRRLRVQQRIKSAEFIDETGEENEMPEIPSSIPFLPHVTPKTLKQLYLTCFSLISGVIIFGGLLAPILELKLGLGGTSYEDFIRSLHLPLQLSQVDPIVASFSGGAVGVVSAMMLVEANNVEQQEKKRCKYCNGTGYLACARCSASGVVLSIEPISISGSSDSPLCAPTTQRCLNCSGAGKVMCPTCLCTGMVMASEHDPRINPFD; this is encoded by the exons ATGCAGCTGCAAGAGATTCAAGACAACATAAGAAGTCGGCGAAACAAAATTTTCCTCCTCATGGAAGAG GTTAGGAGATTAAGGGTGCAACAACGCATAAAGAGTGCTGAGTTCATTGATGAAACTGGCGAGGAAAACGAGATGCCCGAAATTCCATCATCTATTCCCTTTCTCCCTCATGTG ACACCGAAGACATTGAAACAGCTCTATCTAACATGCTTTTCGTTAATATCTGGGGTGATCATCTTTGGAGGCCTTCTTGCACCTATT TTGGAGCTGAAATTAGGATTGGGTGGTACCTCATATGAAGATTTCATTCGCAGCTTGCATTTGCCACTGCAATTAAG TCAGGTCGATCCCATCGTGGCATCATTTTCAGGTGGGGCAGTTGGTGTTGTTTCAGCAATGATGTTGGTCGAAGCCAACAATGTTGagcaacaagaaaagaaaagatgcaaGTACTGCAATGGAACTG GATATTTAGCATGCGCCCGATGTTCAGCAAGCGGGGTGGTTTTGAGCATTGAACCGATTTCAATTTCTGGCAGTTCGGATTCTCCTTTGTGTGCACCTACAACTCAAAGGTGTCTAAACTGCTCGGGCGCTGGAAAG GTTATGTGCCCCACCTGCCTATGTACCGGAATGGTCATGGCGAGCGAACACGATCCACGGATAAATCCATTCGACTGA
- the LOC131234723 gene encoding protein ORANGE-LIKE, chloroplastic isoform X1: MNSISSAFFSQILPSLSSPSNPSDKTLSLFSRDGHRILRLSLTGRNHRHRPICSSSSSSSSSSSSGENSFNSNSAFENGSSFCIIEGPETVDDFVQMQLQEIQDNIRSRRNKIFLLMEEVRRLRVQQRIKSAEFIDETGEENEMPEIPSSIPFLPHVTPKTLKQLYLTCFSLISGVIIFGGLLAPILELKLGLGGTSYEDFIRSLHLPLQLSQVDPIVASFSGGAVGVVSAMMLVEANNVEQQEKKRCKYCNGTGYLACARCSASGVVLSIEPISISGSSDSPLCAPTTQRCLNCSGAGKVMCPTCLCTGMVMASEHDPRINPFD; the protein is encoded by the exons atgaATTCGATATCATCTGCTTTCTTCTCTCAGATTCTTccatctctttcttctccttcaaaTCCCTCCgacaaaaccctctctctcttctccagaGATGGACACCGAATCCTACGGCTGTCGTTAACCGGACGAAATCACAGGCACCGTCCgatctgctcttcttcttcttcttcctcttcctcttcttcttctggaGAAAATTCCTTCAATTCGAATTCCGCATTTGAGAACGGGTCGAG CTTTTGCATTATAGAAGGACCAGAGACTGTTGATGATTTTGTCCAGATGCAGCTGCAAGAGATTCAAGACAACATAAGAAGTCGGCGAAACAAAATTTTCCTCCTCATGGAAGAG GTTAGGAGATTAAGGGTGCAACAACGCATAAAGAGTGCTGAGTTCATTGATGAAACTGGCGAGGAAAACGAGATGCCCGAAATTCCATCATCTATTCCCTTTCTCCCTCATGTG ACACCGAAGACATTGAAACAGCTCTATCTAACATGCTTTTCGTTAATATCTGGGGTGATCATCTTTGGAGGCCTTCTTGCACCTATT TTGGAGCTGAAATTAGGATTGGGTGGTACCTCATATGAAGATTTCATTCGCAGCTTGCATTTGCCACTGCAATTAAG TCAGGTCGATCCCATCGTGGCATCATTTTCAGGTGGGGCAGTTGGTGTTGTTTCAGCAATGATGTTGGTCGAAGCCAACAATGTTGagcaacaagaaaagaaaagatgcaaGTACTGCAATGGAACTG GATATTTAGCATGCGCCCGATGTTCAGCAAGCGGGGTGGTTTTGAGCATTGAACCGATTTCAATTTCTGGCAGTTCGGATTCTCCTTTGTGTGCACCTACAACTCAAAGGTGTCTAAACTGCTCGGGCGCTGGAAAG GTTATGTGCCCCACCTGCCTATGTACCGGAATGGTCATGGCGAGCGAACACGATCCACGGATAAATCCATTCGACTGA